A genomic segment from Candidatus Viadribacter manganicus encodes:
- a CDS encoding TerC family protein: protein MDFLFNEYASQPIWLWLSFLGIIGFLLWLDLGFVNKGDHVISPAKSALMWLGFASLAILFGGYVAFIYEPDPQYYISPDNLNQQAAIQYFTGYLLETALAFDNIFVISLIFTYFAVPREYQHRVLFWGILGAIVFRALFISAGAAIVNSWTWVLYFFAVFLIWTGWRMLGGGAHELKMEENALLKFVRKHMKVTDRIENHNFFVKEINPKNGKLATYATPLFLALIMVETADIVFAVDSVPAIFAVTRDPFIVYTSNIFAILGLRSMYFMLAAAVERFAYLKYGLSLVLVLIGVKIIWNFGLSKELGWLPYLEPQWALLATLGLIGGAILYSLYRTRHVAH from the coding sequence ATGGATTTTCTATTCAACGAATACGCCAGTCAGCCGATTTGGCTCTGGCTCAGCTTTCTCGGAATCATCGGCTTTCTGCTCTGGCTCGATCTTGGGTTCGTCAACAAGGGCGATCACGTCATCTCACCGGCCAAGAGCGCGCTTATGTGGCTCGGCTTTGCATCGCTGGCGATTTTGTTCGGCGGCTATGTAGCGTTCATCTATGAGCCGGATCCGCAATATTACATCTCGCCGGACAATCTAAATCAGCAGGCGGCGATCCAATACTTCACGGGCTATCTGCTCGAAACGGCGTTGGCCTTCGACAACATCTTTGTCATCTCTTTGATCTTCACGTATTTCGCGGTGCCGCGCGAATATCAGCACCGAGTGCTGTTCTGGGGCATCTTGGGCGCCATCGTTTTCCGGGCGCTCTTCATTTCCGCCGGCGCGGCGATCGTGAATTCTTGGACGTGGGTGCTCTACTTCTTCGCCGTGTTTTTGATCTGGACGGGCTGGCGCATGCTTGGCGGCGGCGCTCATGAGCTGAAAATGGAGGAGAACGCGCTCCTCAAATTTGTTCGCAAGCACATGAAGGTGACGGACCGGATCGAGAACCACAATTTCTTCGTCAAAGAGATCAATCCGAAGAACGGAAAGCTCGCTACCTACGCGACGCCGCTGTTCTTGGCGCTGATCATGGTGGAAACTGCGGACATTGTCTTCGCGGTGGATTCGGTGCCGGCGATCTTTGCGGTCACGCGTGATCCGTTCATCGTCTACACCTCGAATATCTTCGCCATTCTCGGCTTGCGTTCGATGTATTTCATGTTGGCGGCGGCGGTGGAGCGCTTCGCGTATCTCAAGTACGGGCTTTCGCTCGTGCTGGTGCTCATTGGCGTGAAGATCATCTGGAACTTCGGTCTATCGAAGGAGCTGGGCTGGTTGCCGTATCTGGAACCGCAATGGGCGCTGCTCGCTACATTGGGTCTGATTGGTGGCGCGATCCTCTATTCGCTCTATCGAACGCGCCACGTCGCGCATTGA
- a CDS encoding GNAT family N-acetyltransferase has protein sequence MTNSLPTIQADGALLRPLEISDAEALFAAHGDERTHHYWSGPAHHDVDQTRQYIAETLAMTGAHVWAITESGGEALGRIALFVQRTGVGEIGIIMTPSATGRGLASKALNLVIGYGFGPLDLHRIAADIDPDNNASISLFLRGGFQREGVLRGNWKTHLGVRDSIIMAKLRD, from the coding sequence ATGACCAACAGCCTTCCCACCATCCAAGCCGACGGCGCGCTGCTCCGTCCGCTTGAGATCAGCGACGCTGAGGCATTGTTCGCGGCGCATGGCGATGAGCGCACACATCATTATTGGTCGGGCCCCGCGCATCACGACGTCGATCAAACGCGCCAATACATCGCCGAAACCCTTGCGATGACCGGCGCTCACGTGTGGGCGATCACGGAATCCGGCGGCGAAGCGTTGGGACGCATCGCGCTTTTCGTGCAGCGCACCGGCGTCGGTGAGATCGGCATCATCATGACGCCGTCAGCAACGGGCCGTGGTCTCGCCTCGAAGGCGCTCAATCTCGTGATCGGGTACGGGTTCGGCCCGCTCGATCTCCATCGCATCGCGGCCGATATCGATCCCGACAACAACGCCTCGATCTCGCTTTTCTTGCGCGGCGGGTTCCAGCGCGAGGGCGTGTTGCGCGGCAATTGGAAAACCCACCTCGGCGTCCGCGACAGCATCATCATGGCGAAGCTGCGAGACTAG
- a CDS encoding GNAT family N-acetyltransferase encodes MPEPGAGEFGIVLRAAAHRLGLASKAPALVEPFAFGALGLNELRANIDAENAASLWLFSHAGFAHSAAIPGDRTSDGAPPR; translated from the coding sequence ATTCCAGAGCCCGGCGCCGGCGAATTTGGCATCGTCCTGCGTGCTGCGGCGCATCGACTGGGCCTGGCCTCGAAAGCGCCTGCACTCGTGGAGCCTTTCGCATTCGGCGCCCTCGGTCTCAATGAGCTGCGCGCCAACATCGACGCAGAAAACGCAGCATCCCTGTGGTTGTTCTCACACGCGGGCTTCGCGCACAGCGCCGCCATTCCGGGCGATCGCACGAGCGATGGGGCCCCCCCGCGATAG
- the rlmN gene encoding 23S rRNA (adenine(2503)-C(2))-methyltransferase RlmN, with translation MTSAFPSKPSLAGLSKAELAEKLIGVGVEPKKAKMRVEQLWRWIYHYGVTDFAAMTNVAKELRATLSEHYTLERPEIVTQQISTDGTRKWLIRLGPGIEAEAVFIPGVGKAGALCVSSQVGCTLNCTFCHTGTQKLVRNLSSAEIVTQVMIARDALGEWPTQERPLNDGDRQLTNIVFMGMGEPLYNLDNVDTAIDVISDGDGISIGRRRITVSTAGVAPRIKELGDRTGAMLAISLHATNDELRNQLVPLNKKYQLEELFAAIRSYPSLNNAKRVTFEYVMLKGVNDSLPEAKALVRLLAGIPAKINLIPFNPWPGTNYECSDWSTIEAFAEVLNRAGYSSPIRTPRGRDILAACGQLRSESVKQRASERLMAATPSAD, from the coding sequence GTGACATCAGCCTTCCCCTCCAAGCCTTCGCTAGCTGGCCTTTCCAAAGCCGAACTGGCCGAGAAGCTCATTGGCGTCGGCGTCGAGCCGAAGAAGGCGAAGATGCGCGTCGAGCAATTGTGGCGCTGGATATACCATTACGGCGTCACCGATTTCGCGGCGATGACCAACGTCGCCAAGGAACTCCGCGCCACACTGTCAGAGCACTACACGCTTGAGCGCCCCGAGATCGTCACCCAACAGATCAGCACAGACGGCACCCGCAAGTGGCTGATCCGCCTCGGCCCCGGCATCGAAGCCGAAGCTGTTTTCATCCCGGGCGTCGGCAAGGCGGGCGCGCTCTGCGTCAGCAGCCAAGTCGGCTGCACGCTAAACTGCACGTTCTGCCACACCGGCACCCAAAAGCTGGTGCGCAACCTCAGCTCCGCAGAAATCGTCACGCAAGTGATGATCGCGCGCGACGCTCTCGGTGAGTGGCCGACGCAAGAGCGCCCACTCAACGACGGCGACCGCCAGCTCACGAACATCGTGTTCATGGGCATGGGTGAACCGCTCTACAATCTCGATAACGTCGACACCGCGATTGACGTCATCTCCGATGGCGATGGCATCTCGATCGGCCGCCGCCGCATCACAGTGAGCACGGCCGGCGTTGCGCCGCGCATCAAGGAATTAGGTGACCGCACCGGCGCCATGCTCGCGATCTCGCTGCACGCCACCAATGACGAGCTTCGCAATCAGCTGGTGCCGCTCAACAAGAAGTATCAGCTCGAAGAGCTCTTCGCCGCGATCCGCTCCTATCCGTCGCTTAACAACGCAAAGCGTGTGACTTTCGAATACGTAATGCTGAAGGGCGTCAACGACTCGCTGCCGGAAGCCAAGGCGCTGGTGAGACTGCTCGCCGGCATTCCCGCCAAGATCAATCTCATTCCGTTCAATCCGTGGCCGGGCACGAACTACGAGTGCTCCGACTGGAGTACGATTGAGGCGTTCGCCGAAGTACTGAACCGCGCCGGTTATTCTTCACCCATCCGCACGCCGCGCGGGCGCGATATTCTCGCGGCCTGCGGCCAGCTTCGCTCTGAAAGCGTTAAGCAGCGCGCGAGTGAACGGCTGATGGCGGCGACGCCCTCGGCAGACTAG
- a CDS encoding DMT family transporter gives MVDFSASYQKLSANVRGALWMLSSAVTFTLMTSLIKYLGDDYSPALQTFYRQAAGLIVLLPLILRDPVAAFRTSRPGILLFRSLAGTLGMVLAFWAYQEMPLAEANALSFTRTLWIVPLAIFVLGEKIGPWRLGATLTGFLGVLIMLQPSIANAVGWPAGAALSSAALFAMTVTGMKVMTRDHTVTVLMVWSAVLGFVLAIPLAVLEWRWPEPVDLALLSAMGVLGLVTQVCYIKGMALGDAAAMAPIDYTRLVFAILLGFVLFHEVPNLITMLGALIVVGSTLVITLRELRFKQKPAPVRTE, from the coding sequence ATGGTCGACTTCAGCGCCAGCTACCAGAAGCTCTCCGCCAATGTGCGCGGCGCGCTCTGGATGCTTTCCTCGGCGGTGACCTTCACGCTGATGACGTCGTTGATCAAATATCTCGGCGACGATTATTCGCCCGCGCTGCAAACCTTCTATCGCCAGGCGGCGGGGCTCATCGTTTTGCTACCGCTGATCTTGCGCGATCCAGTCGCCGCGTTCCGCACTTCACGCCCCGGCATTTTGCTCTTTCGCTCACTCGCCGGGACCTTGGGCATGGTGTTGGCGTTTTGGGCCTACCAAGAAATGCCACTCGCCGAAGCGAACGCGCTGTCGTTCACGCGCACGCTCTGGATCGTACCGCTGGCAATCTTCGTGCTCGGTGAAAAGATCGGGCCATGGCGCCTCGGCGCGACTTTGACCGGCTTTCTTGGCGTGCTGATCATGTTGCAGCCATCGATCGCGAACGCCGTCGGCTGGCCGGCCGGGGCCGCACTCAGCTCCGCGGCGCTTTTCGCCATGACCGTAACCGGCATGAAGGTCATGACCCGCGATCACACCGTGACGGTGCTCATGGTGTGGTCAGCGGTGCTGGGGTTTGTGCTGGCGATCCCGCTCGCCGTGCTTGAGTGGCGCTGGCCTGAACCGGTCGATCTTGCCCTACTCTCAGCGATGGGCGTGCTCGGACTGGTGACGCAGGTTTGCTACATCAAAGGCATGGCGCTGGGCGACGCCGCCGCAATGGCGCCAATCGATTACACGCGCCTCGTTTTCGCGATCCTGCTCGGCTTCGTCTTGTTCCACGAGGTCCCCAACCTGATCACCATGCTTGGCGCACTGATCGTAGTTGGCTCCACCCTCGTGATCACGCTCCGGGAGCTGCGCTTCAAGCAGAAGCCAGCTCCCGTGCGCACTGAGTGA
- a CDS encoding superinfection immunity protein has product MSPIVTLTILTAFFFLPTIIAGARGHNALAIFLLNFFFGWTVIGWFWALIWAVTDKPRVEYIYAVR; this is encoded by the coding sequence GTGTCGCCGATCGTCACGCTCACGATCCTCACCGCGTTCTTCTTCTTGCCGACGATTATCGCAGGCGCGCGAGGCCACAATGCCTTGGCAATTTTCCTGCTCAACTTCTTCTTCGGCTGGACCGTGATCGGGTGGTTCTGGGCGCTTATCTGGGCGGTGACCGATAAGCCGCGCGTCGAATACATCTACGCGGTGCGCTGA
- a CDS encoding 2-hydroxychromene-2-carboxylate isomerase — protein MKTAEFLFDFASPNAYLAHRVLPQIEARTGAKFTYTPVLLGGLFKLTGNQAPMFAFANIPNKLAYEMLELRRFIAHHKLDAFQMNPFFPVNTLLIMRAAVAAEIDGVLTQYAEAVFHHMWEAPKKMDDPSVVAEALAASGLDAHRLLARAQEHEVKAKLMANTENAAKRGAFGIPSFFVDDELYFGKNTLREIEDALTA, from the coding sequence ATGAAGACAGCCGAATTTCTGTTCGATTTCGCCAGCCCCAACGCTTACCTCGCCCATCGCGTGCTGCCACAGATCGAAGCGCGCACGGGCGCCAAATTCACCTACACGCCGGTGCTATTGGGCGGCCTCTTCAAGCTCACCGGCAACCAGGCGCCGATGTTCGCTTTCGCCAACATCCCCAACAAGCTCGCCTACGAAATGCTGGAGCTTCGCCGCTTCATTGCGCACCACAAGCTCGACGCGTTCCAGATGAACCCGTTCTTCCCGGTGAACACGCTCCTCATCATGCGCGCTGCGGTGGCGGCCGAAATCGACGGCGTACTGACGCAATACGCCGAAGCCGTCTTTCACCACATGTGGGAAGCGCCAAAGAAGATGGACGATCCGTCGGTGGTTGCCGAGGCGCTTGCCGCCTCCGGGCTGGACGCTCATCGTCTGCTCGCCCGCGCGCAGGAACACGAAGTGAAAGCGAAGCTGATGGCCAACACCGAGAACGCCGCCAAACGCGGCGCATTCGGCATCCCAAGCTTCTTCGTCGACGATGAACTCTATTTTGGAAAAAATACGCTGCGTGAGATCGAAGATGCGCTGACGGCGTAG
- a CDS encoding SDR family NAD(P)-dependent oxidoreductase, with the protein MSARNATCAIVGAGDFIGSAIAKKFAAEGYTVFVGRRTAEKLEPLKREIEAAGGRCEARALDARKEDEISAFLQAADAHAPLEVVIANPGANVNFPILETTERVFFKVWEMACKAGFLTGREAARIMLKHGKGSIFFTGATASLRGGSGYAAFASAKAGLRAVAQAMARELGPQNIHVAHLVIDAGVDTAFVRDRIAQARGAEAAANLPPDVLMEPASIANAYWALHQQSRDAWTFEMDLRPFGEKW; encoded by the coding sequence ATGTCCGCCCGCAACGCCACCTGCGCCATTGTCGGCGCGGGAGACTTCATCGGCTCTGCCATCGCGAAAAAATTCGCCGCCGAGGGCTACACTGTCTTCGTCGGCCGTCGCACCGCGGAAAAATTGGAGCCGCTGAAGCGCGAGATCGAAGCTGCCGGCGGCCGCTGCGAGGCGCGCGCGCTCGACGCACGCAAGGAAGATGAAATCAGCGCATTCCTACAAGCCGCGGACGCGCACGCGCCACTTGAAGTCGTGATCGCCAATCCTGGCGCCAACGTGAACTTTCCGATCCTGGAAACAACCGAGCGCGTGTTTTTCAAAGTCTGGGAGATGGCGTGCAAAGCCGGCTTCCTCACCGGCCGCGAAGCTGCGCGTATCATGCTGAAGCATGGCAAGGGCTCGATCTTCTTTACCGGCGCGACGGCAAGTCTGCGCGGTGGCTCAGGTTACGCGGCATTCGCCAGCGCCAAAGCGGGACTACGCGCCGTGGCGCAAGCCATGGCGCGCGAACTTGGACCACAGAACATTCACGTCGCCCACCTCGTGATCGACGCAGGGGTCGACACTGCTTTCGTCCGTGATCGCATCGCACAAGCCCGCGGTGCTGAGGCAGCAGCGAACTTGCCGCCGGATGTGCTGATGGAGCCTGCTTCCATCGCCAATGCGTACTGGGCGCTGCACCAACAATCGCGCGACGCTTGGACTTTTGAAATGGATCTGCGGCCGTTCGGGGAGAAATGGTGA
- a CDS encoding winged helix-turn-helix transcriptional regulator yields the protein MRWDDLDRETCSLSRTLAVIGDRWTLLVLRDAFLRVRRFEDFQASLGIARRVLTERLKLLVDEGVLKKVAYQERPVRYEYRLTEKGLGLYPALVALVHWGDEHYAGKKGPPLLHRHLACGHDFKSVMTCSECGEAIDPREVKPHAGPGARKRA from the coding sequence ATGCGTTGGGATGATCTGGATCGCGAGACTTGCTCGCTTTCGCGCACGCTTGCCGTGATCGGTGATCGCTGGACTTTGCTGGTGCTGCGCGATGCGTTTTTACGCGTGCGGCGGTTCGAGGATTTTCAGGCAAGCCTTGGCATTGCGCGGCGCGTGCTGACGGAGCGGCTGAAGCTTTTGGTCGATGAGGGCGTTTTGAAGAAGGTCGCGTATCAAGAGCGACCGGTACGTTACGAATATCGGCTGACGGAGAAGGGGCTTGGGCTCTATCCGGCGCTGGTCGCGCTCGTGCACTGGGGTGATGAGCATTATGCCGGCAAGAAGGGCCCGCCCTTGCTGCATCGCCACCTCGCATGCGGCCACGATTTCAAATCTGTGATGACCTGCTCGGAATGTGGCGAAGCGATCGATCCGCGCGAAGTGAAGCCCCACGCTGGCCCTGGCGCGAGGAAGCGAGCTTAG
- a CDS encoding RNA methyltransferase encodes MRGYFGIGAEEISKPMNLGALMRTANAFGASFFFTINAHPKVREAYNSDTSRSFDHVPYYPWDSPETMLLPKGCQLVGVELTDDAVELPRFQHPQAAAYILGQERGSLSPAVIARCAHVVQIPTKFCLNVGLAGALVMYDRLLAHGGYPARPIMPGGPPPEMNTKPKAKG; translated from the coding sequence ATGCGCGGCTATTTTGGAATTGGCGCCGAAGAAATCTCGAAGCCGATGAATCTCGGTGCGTTGATGCGCACCGCGAACGCATTCGGCGCGAGCTTTTTCTTCACCATCAATGCGCACCCCAAGGTACGCGAGGCCTATAATAGCGACACCTCGCGCAGCTTCGATCACGTGCCCTACTATCCGTGGGACTCGCCGGAAACGATGTTGCTGCCTAAAGGCTGCCAGCTTGTCGGCGTCGAACTCACCGACGATGCCGTCGAACTGCCACGTTTTCAGCACCCGCAAGCGGCCGCATACATTCTCGGTCAAGAGCGCGGCTCGCTTTCGCCGGCGGTGATCGCGCGCTGCGCGCATGTTGTGCAAATCCCGACGAAGTTTTGCCTCAACGTCGGCCTCGCCGGCGCGCTCGTCATGTACGATCGCTTGCTCGCGCATGGCGGCTATCCGGCGCGCCCGATTATGCCGGGCGGCCCGCCTCCAGAGATGAACACTAAGCCGAAAGCAAAGGGCTAA
- a CDS encoding MliC family protein yields the protein MKKLALAAALLALAACASPTTPGGPRADWRCDGGAAFSMRLTSEGNAEVFAAGQIYHLPGVQAGSGTRYTNGSVEYWEHGDEAMLNGARGGPYTNCRRG from the coding sequence ATGAAGAAGCTAGCTCTCGCCGCCGCCCTGCTCGCGCTCGCCGCGTGCGCGTCGCCAACGACCCCAGGCGGGCCGCGCGCTGATTGGCGCTGCGATGGCGGCGCAGCGTTCAGCATGCGTCTCACCAGCGAGGGAAATGCCGAAGTCTTCGCCGCTGGCCAAATTTACCATCTGCCAGGCGTTCAGGCCGGCTCAGGCACCCGTTACACCAATGGCTCCGTGGAATACTGGGAGCATGGTGACGAAGCGATGCTCAACGGCGCGCGCGGCGGTCCTTACACGAACTGCCGCAGGGGCTGA